A single genomic interval of Arthrobacter sp. NicSoilB8 harbors:
- a CDS encoding XdhC/CoxI family protein, with product MLELMPGLTAWQPAATGRRCAVATVVGAGGSVPRPVGTSMLVSESGDVLGSLSGGCVEGAVVTAALEVIADGGPRREFFGYSSEDAFAVGLTCGGELEIHIELLTDALGGRGPEGLNSRNTLDTLNALDAWGGLNVVGDLDPAAGLALIRRVDAGRPAGAGAVVIPDPAGYRVAQSAAVGALLGAGDGARSLLQAAAAQLEPLLRNGITAVVRLAPDTGCCGDAAEGQAANEPVTLLVESRLPPARMLVFGANDFGAALVPAARLLGYHVTLCDARPAFALQERFALAEEVVTDWPHRYLAAEAAAGRLDPRTVVCVLTHDPKFDIPLLETALRLDLAYVGAMGSRRSHSQRLQSLISAGVEPEEIERLHSPIGLDLGAVTPAEVAVSITAELVAARSRSARGLSLKYGSGPIHPAPLHPAPLHPAPLHPAPHRAPQLHTLHHQEMPWT from the coding sequence GCAGCCGGCAGCCACCGGCCGGCGCTGCGCTGTGGCTACCGTCGTGGGGGCCGGCGGTTCAGTGCCGCGCCCGGTGGGAACCTCCATGCTGGTGTCCGAGTCCGGCGATGTCCTGGGCAGCCTCTCCGGCGGCTGCGTCGAGGGCGCCGTCGTGACGGCTGCCCTGGAGGTGATCGCCGACGGCGGTCCGCGCCGTGAGTTCTTTGGCTACAGCTCCGAGGACGCGTTCGCCGTCGGGCTCACCTGCGGCGGCGAGCTGGAAATCCACATCGAACTGCTGACGGACGCCTTAGGAGGCCGCGGACCGGAGGGTCTGAACTCCCGGAACACCTTGGACACTCTGAATGCCTTGGACGCCTGGGGCGGCCTGAACGTCGTGGGCGACCTGGATCCGGCAGCGGGCCTGGCGCTCATCCGCCGGGTGGATGCCGGCCGCCCGGCGGGCGCGGGCGCCGTCGTGATTCCGGACCCGGCCGGCTACCGGGTGGCGCAGTCCGCGGCGGTGGGCGCTTTGCTGGGCGCCGGGGACGGGGCCCGCTCCCTGCTGCAGGCGGCGGCTGCGCAGCTGGAGCCCCTGCTGAGAAACGGGATCACCGCCGTGGTGCGGCTGGCGCCGGACACAGGGTGCTGCGGCGACGCGGCGGAGGGCCAGGCCGCGAATGAGCCCGTCACGCTGCTGGTGGAGAGCAGGCTGCCGCCGGCCCGGATGCTGGTGTTCGGCGCCAACGATTTTGGCGCGGCCCTGGTGCCGGCCGCCCGGCTGCTCGGCTACCACGTGACGTTGTGCGATGCCCGCCCGGCCTTCGCCTTGCAGGAGCGCTTCGCCCTGGCCGAGGAAGTGGTCACCGACTGGCCGCACCGGTATCTGGCGGCCGAGGCCGCGGCCGGCCGCCTCGATCCCCGGACGGTCGTCTGCGTGCTGACCCATGATCCGAAGTTCGACATTCCGCTGCTGGAGACGGCGCTTCGCCTGGACCTGGCGTACGTCGGGGCCATGGGATCGCGGCGGAGCCACAGCCAGCGGCTGCAGTCCCTGATCTCCGCCGGCGTGGAGCCGGAGGAGATCGAGCGGCTGCATTCGCCGATCGGGCTCGACCTGGGGGCGGTCACGCCTGCCGAGGTGGCCGTGTCCATCACCGCGGAACTGGTGGCGGCCCGGAGCCGCTCCGCCCGCGGCCTCTCGCTGAAGTACGGGAGCGGACCGATCCACCCGGCCCCGCTACACCCCGCCCCACTGCACCCCGCCCCACTACATCCGGCCCCGCATCGGGCGCCGCAACTTCACACCCT